Proteins from one Mercurialis annua linkage group LG7, ddMerAnnu1.2, whole genome shotgun sequence genomic window:
- the LOC126656744 gene encoding uncharacterized protein LOC126656744, with the protein MECSMIANELIHNATRRKDKLLILKLDFHKAFDCIDWSYLLSVLRCMGFPKKWNDWISCCLSSASTSVLVNGSPVDPFKLERGVRQGDPISPYLFVIAVEGLRCLLRKAELMGFFSGYAFDPNSDTLSLLQFADDTLIYLPYDLSHLQNLTRILRCFELISGLKINFHKSSILGVNVLDNDLLLASQIVGCRVGSFPIKYLGLPLARRCLQKGNWDHLYASHSGPHECILPYIALNLDQQLVSKPGSAGWNLGFGFNVVSGPRLYASHSGPHECILPYIALNLDQQALWKGSLLSPAGRLVLLKSVLFSVPVYYMSVFRMPTSIQNIMESRMKRFLWKGDVSSRALCKISWKVICQDFEMGGLGIVNLQTRNQSLLFKWIWKLRFSDSNSLWFRVTSKCSGFSNWSSLSFGDGKYLSFIWKGVKKVCCGDSFIWNVFIKNTSFKIGDGDLIALWNDNWMGSDSALSLFPTLFNLSNQKNVNLKQILRDGWRWRRRLRCGEKVVFNVLLAKFNSLIFADGMDDTLSWNSPSKVYSAASFTRAIAAARRSVQQVESSPVQQVTGVLDGQFRQQVSRPVTAAARGQFLGSAAAGSENEELQLSNSLMSKGMFSKLWKSLAPPRVKFFLWTALHGRVPSKEFLVIRGIMGVDNASCCFCSSLESQDHLLMHCVFARLVWNGILGKIGVSWVMPNSLDDFYRVWLNILPRNSYAKLWELLWIVIVWEIWNCRNKRIFQQKIMKVDDIILSGFHKAVFYFVSCNASFPYSGMDFFRSPDCILFG; encoded by the exons ATGGAATGCTCCATGATAGCAAATGAATTGATTCATAATGCTACTCGAAGGAAAGATAAGTTGCTTATCTTAAAGCTTGATTTTCATAAAGCTTTTGACTGTATTGACTGGAGCTATCTTTTGTCAGTGCTGCGCTGTATGGGTTTTCCTAAGAAGTGGAATGATTGGATTTCATGCTGTCTCTCTTCGGCAAGTACTTCGGTCCTGGTGAATGGTAGTCCGGTTGATCCCTTCAAGTTGGAGCGAGGTGTTCGTCAGGGGGATCCTATTTCTCCATACTTATTTGTTATAGCTGTGGAAGGTCTGAGATGTTTATTGAGAAAAGCAGAATTAATGGGATTTTTTTCGGGTTATGCCTTTGACCCAAATTCAGATACTTTATCTCTGCTTCAGTTCGCGGATGACACCTTGATCTACTTGCCTTATGATTTATCTCACCTGCAAAATCTGACTCGGATTCTTCGTTGCTTTGAACTTATTTCGggtttaaagataaatttcCATAAGAGCTCAATTCTGGGAGTTAATGTGCTTGACAATGATTTACTTTTAGCTTCACAGATTGTTGGCTGCAGGGTTGGATCTTTTCCAATTAAATATCTAGGCTTACCTTTGGCAAGACGCTGTTTGCAAAAAGGAAACTGGGATCAT TTATATGCTTCACATTCTGGGCCTCATGAATGTATTCTCCCATACATTGCGCTCAACTTGgaccaacaattggtatcaaagcccGGTTCGGCTGGGTGGAACTTG ggttttgggtttaatGTGGTGTCCGGCCCACGGTTATATGCTTCACATTCTGGGCCTCATGAATGTATTCTCCCATACATTGCGCTCAACTTGGACCAACAAGCTTTATGGAAAGGCTCCCTTTTGTCTCCTGCAGGGAGGTTAGTGCTCCTGAAATCTGTGTTGTTTAGTGTGCCGGTTTACTACATGTCTGTTTTTCGTATGCCTACTTCTATACAAAATATTATGGAGTCTCGTATGAAGCGTTTTCTATGGAAGGGTGATGTATCATCTCGGGCTTTATGTAAAATTTCTTGGAAGGTGATTTGTCAAGATTTTGAGATGGGTGGTCTGGGTATTGTTAACCTTCAAACCCGCAATCAAAGTTTGCTATTTAAATGGATTTGGAAATTGAGATTTTCTGATTCAAACTCCCTTTGGTTTCGGGTCACATCGAAGTGTTCAGGATTTTCGAATTGGAGCTCTCTCTCTTTCGGAGATGGAAAATATCTCTCTTTTATTTGGAAAGGTGTTAAAAAAGTTTGCTGCGGTGATAGTTTCATTTGGAATGTGTTTATTAAAAACACTAGCTTCAAGATAGGAGACGGAGATTTGATTGCTTTGTGGAATGATAATTGGATGGGATCGGACTCGGCTCTCTCCCTTTTTCCGACtctatttaatttatcaaaccaaaaaaatgtTAATCTTAAGCAAATTTTGAGAGATGGATGGAGATGGCGTCGTAGATTAAGATGTGGTGAAAAGGTGGTGTTCAATGTTTTATTGGCAAAATTTAATTCACTGATTTTTGCTGACGGAATGGATGATACTTTGAGTTGGAATTCGCCTTCGAAAGTGTATTCTGCTGCGTCCTTTACTCGTGCAATTGCTGCTGCTCGGCGTTCTGTTCAGCAGGTGGAGAGCAGCCCGGTTCAGCAGGTAACAGGTGTTCTGGACGGGCAGTTTCGGCAGCAGGTTTCACGTCCGGTAACAGCAGCAGCGAGGGGGCAGTTTCTGGGTTCAGCAGCTGCGGGTTCAGAAAATGAGGAGCTGCAACTTTCAAACTCTTTGATGTCTAAAGGTATGTTTTCTAAGCTTTGGAAATCTTTAGCTCCTCCAAGGGTTAAATTCTTTTTATGGACGGCATTGCATGGGAGAGTTCCGTCTAAAGAATTTTTGGTTATCCGTGGCATTATGGGTGTGGATAATGCAAGTTGTTGTTTTTGTAGTTCTTTAGAATCGCAGGACCATCTTCTTATGCATTGTGTTTTTGCTCGCTTGGTCTGGAATGGTATTCTTGGCAAGATTGGAGTTTCATGGGTTATGCCAAATTCGTTGGATGATTTTTATCGTGTTTGGCTAAACATTCTACCAAGGAATAGCTATGCCAAGCTTTGGGAATTGCTGTGGATTGTAATAGTCTGGGAGATTTGGAATTGCAGAAACAAGAGAATTTTTCAACAAAAGATAATGAAGGTGGATGATATTATCTTGAGTGGTTTTCATAAAGCGGTCTTTTATTTTGTTAGTTGTAATGCTAGTTTTCCTTACTCGGGTATGGACTTTTTTAGAAGTCCCGATTGTATCTTATTTGGATGA
- the LOC126657433 gene encoding uncharacterized protein LOC126657433, which yields MCWRTENTTTMEPQRMFGFSKRREMTQRPATESGVEQKYGLMFFGLNRLVTVVLHRSKIFYRWISDYGGGGRGGEYFWRKVYRRWRCNTDILLLKFNCISATEI from the exons ATGTGTTGGAGGACGGAGAATACAACAACGATGGAGCCACAAAG AATGTTTGGCTTCTCTAAAAGACGAGAGATGACCCAACGGCCGGCCACCGAAAGTGGAGTAGAGCAGAAATATGGGCTCATGTTCTTTGGTCTCAATCGCCTTGTTACTGTTGTTTTGCATCGCAGCAAGATCTTCTATCGATGGATCTCCGATTATGGCGGCGGCGGCCGTGGcggtgaatatttttggagaaAAGTTTATCGGCGATGGCGATGTAACACTGACATTCTGCTACTGAAATTTAATTGCATTTCTGCTACTGAAATCTGA